From Lolium perenne isolate Kyuss_39 chromosome 5, Kyuss_2.0, whole genome shotgun sequence, a single genomic window includes:
- the LOC127301210 gene encoding probable inactive receptor kinase At1g48480 translates to MGRTLAAAAAVVVVLLLCCSSGVRGEESDDVKESLVKFLVKLAGGGDVGEERALALGWINSTDPCPGATGNGSVSKWGEQVVCFNNGDPNAGKIKYIDLQSQNLNGTIDASLLCAARALRRVNLQNNSLTGGLPASISACSGLPYLFLDHNRLSGSLPSSLGQLRRLRVLDVSRNDFSGELPDSLRQLPNLVRFAANNNHFDGTIPDFNLPNYRSFNVSSNNLTGPIPKKLGIIDMSSFADNAAGMCGKPLFPECPASPSPGKDGESKSKKTRKILMYLGYILLGSVIVGFVVYKLCSRKRKNRLGKKGRGGGKEIFDSSTDPTTTASKSAYSLPASSERSATAAGGAPSVSLVVLRRSGTASVTSAAAAAAAKDLRFEDLLKSPAELLGRGRYGSSYKVVVPGGAALAVKRIKDASVTDDEFRQRMERVARARHPAVLPPLAFYCAAQEKLVVYEFQSSGSLHRQLHGSIESSQAPLDWPARLHIAAKVADGMAFMHSAMRGHGASSYSSSSNSSSSDSAAAAEGAVAHGALKTSNILFTAGMEPCISEYGVIAPPLAPGTGGSSRSSGLRADVRAFGVLLLELLTGKATAAQGDGAELARWVTSVIQEEWTAEVFDRALLARDAVVNEQRMVRLLQVAMRCVDAAPGEAPPTMREVAGMVNAIRDEDDRSHSAEA, encoded by the exons ATGGGGAGGACTCTTGCCGCGGCTGCTGCCGTCGTAGTGGTGTTACTCTTGTGTTGCTCGTCTGGGGTGCGTGGTGAGGAGTCGGACGACGTGAAGGAATCCCTCGTCAAGTTTCTGGTCAAGCTCGCCGGAGGCGGTGATGTTGGCGAGGAGAGGGCGCTAGCCCTCGGGTGGATCAACTCAACCGACCCCTGCCCTGGCGCCACCGGCAACGGCAGCGTCTCCAAGTGGGGCGAGCAGGTCGTGTGCTTCAACAACGGCGACCCCAACGCCGGCAAGATCAAGTACATCGATCTCCAGTCGCAGAACCTGAACGGCACCATCGACGCGTCGCTGCTCTGCGCCGCGCGTGCGCTCCGCCGAGTGAACCTGCAGAACAACTCGCTGACCGGCGGCCTCCCCGCGAGCATCTCGGCCTGCTCGGGCCTCCCCTACCTCTTCCTCGACCACAACCGGCTCTCCGGCAGCCTGCCGAGCTCCCTCGGCCAGCTCAGGAGGCTCCGCGTGCTCGACGTCTCCAGGAACGACTTCTCCGGCGAACTCCCAGACAGCCTCCGCCAGCTTCCCAACCTGGTAAGGTTCGCGGCCAACAACAACCACTTCGACGGCACCATTCCGGACTTCAACCTCCCCAATTACCGGAGCTTCAACGTGTCCAGCAACAACCTCACCGGGCCGATCCCCAAGAAACTCGGAATCATCGACATGTCCAGCTTCGCGGACAACGCCGCCGGCATGTGCGGCAAACCTCTCTTCCCCGAGTGTCCGGCATCGCCTTCCCCCGGTAAGGATGGGGAGAGCAAATCAAAGAAGACGCGGAAGATCCTGATGTACCTCGGGTACATCCTCCTCGGTTCCGTCATAGTGGGCTTCGTCGTCTACAAGCTCTGCTCCAGGAAACGAAAAAACAGACTGGGCAAGAAGGGCAGGGGTGGTGGCAAGGAAATCTTCGACAGCAGCACCGACCCGACGACGACGGCGAGCAAGTCGGCCTACTCGCTGCCCGCTTCGTCGGAGCGGAGCGCGACAGCGGCCGGAGGCGCGCCGTCGGTGTCGCTGGTGGTGCTGCGGCGGTCGGGCACGGCCTCCGTCACGTCGGCGGCCGCGGCCGCGGCGGCCAAGGACCTACGGTTCGAGGACCTGCTCAAGTCGCCGGCAGAGCTGCTTGGTCGCGGGCGTTACGGGAGCTCGTACAAGGTGGTGGTGCCCGGCGGGGCGGCGCTGGCGGTGAAGCGGATCAAGGACGCGTCGGTGACCGACGACGAGTTCCGGCAGCGGATGGAGCGGGTCGCACGCGCGAGGCACCCGGCCGTCCTGCCACCGCTGGCCTTCTACTGCGCCGCCCAGGAGAAGCTGGTGGTGTACGAGTTTCAGAGCAGCGGCAGCCTCCACAGGCAACTCCACG GCTCCATAGAGAGCAGCCAGGCCCCGCTTGACTGGCCGGCGCGCCTCCACATCGCTGCCAAGGTCGCCGATGGCATGGCCTTCATGCACTCCGCCATGCGCGGCCACGGCGCGAGCTCCTACTCGTCCTCCTCCAACTCCTCCTCGTCCGACTCAGCCGCGGCCGCGGAGGGCGCGGTCGCCCACGGCGCCCTCAAGACCTCCAACATCCTCTTCACGGCCGGCATGGAGCCTTGCATCAGCGAGTACGGCGTCATCGCGCCGCCGCTCGCCCCCGGCACCGGCGGAAGCAGCCGGAGCTCCGGTCTCCGCGCGGACGTGCGCGCCTTCGGCGTGCTGCTGCTGGAGCTGCTCACCGGGAAGGCCACGGCGGCGCAGGGCGACGGTGCGGAGCTCGCGCGGTGGGTGACCTCGGTGATCCAGGAGGAGTGGACGGCCGAGGTGTTCGACCGCGCGCTGCTCGCCCGCGACGCCGTCGTCAACGAGCAGCGCATGGTGCGGCTGCTGCAAGTCGCCATGAGGTGCGTCGACGCCGCGCCGGGTGAGGCGCCGCCGACCATGAGGGAGGTCGC